A region of Kribbella sp. NBC_01245 DNA encodes the following proteins:
- a CDS encoding dolichyl-phosphate-mannose--protein mannosyltransferase, which produces MACVTAVIDDDTVGSAPASRPAEEPRETLGRDVLGRRLPPLKQRLYPPMPRDFDNGWIATIAITCFAAILRFWHLGTPVKFVFDETYYAKDAYSLLKFGYARQFIDSSEGIADKEILKGNLDVFKDTPSLTVHPEVGKWMIAAGEQLFGMNSFGWRFVPALAGTLTILVLIRAVRRMTRSTLIGGIAGLLLAVDGLHFVMSRVALLDIFLAFWLVCAMACLVCDRDWMRSRLARSLDDNTPGGFGKALVFRPWRIAAGVCFGLALGVKWNAIWFVAVFGLLTFAWDIGARRALGARGAVWRSAVRDGIPAFLSIVLVAVVTYTATWTGWLLHDNSYGHDYASKNPAHGVMKVVPDDFRSLLHYHKEVLDFHTSDYIKNATHPYSSHPGGWPVLARPIGFDAVNDIAPGSPGCEAKAPTKCLSVISAIGTPLLWWAGVFALIAAAVLWIGKRDWRFGVALTGFVAGWVPWFMYTDRPIFFFYAVTMIPFTVVAVALCLGHILGPARTPVVEDGGVTYGSSARRLIGSAAVGAFVVLVVLNFAYLWPVLTDQVLPHPDWLSRMWFKTWI; this is translated from the coding sequence ATGGCGTGCGTGACTGCCGTGATCGATGACGACACCGTCGGCTCCGCGCCCGCATCCCGACCGGCCGAGGAGCCGCGCGAGACGCTGGGACGCGACGTGCTCGGGCGGCGGCTGCCCCCGCTGAAGCAGCGGCTTTACCCGCCGATGCCGCGCGACTTCGACAACGGGTGGATCGCCACGATCGCGATCACCTGTTTCGCCGCGATCCTGCGGTTCTGGCATCTCGGCACGCCGGTGAAGTTCGTCTTCGACGAGACGTACTACGCCAAGGACGCCTATTCGCTGCTGAAGTTCGGGTATGCCCGGCAGTTCATCGACAGCTCCGAGGGCATCGCCGACAAGGAGATCCTGAAGGGCAATCTCGACGTCTTCAAGGACACCCCGAGCCTGACCGTGCACCCCGAGGTCGGCAAGTGGATGATCGCGGCCGGCGAGCAGCTGTTCGGGATGAACTCGTTCGGCTGGCGGTTCGTGCCCGCGCTGGCCGGCACGCTGACGATCCTGGTGCTGATCCGGGCCGTACGGCGGATGACCCGGTCGACGCTGATCGGCGGTATCGCCGGGCTGCTGCTCGCGGTGGACGGCCTGCATTTCGTCATGTCCCGGGTCGCGTTGCTCGACATCTTCCTGGCGTTCTGGCTGGTCTGTGCGATGGCCTGTTTGGTCTGCGATCGCGACTGGATGCGGTCGCGGCTGGCCCGTTCGCTCGACGACAACACCCCTGGCGGCTTCGGCAAGGCGCTGGTCTTCCGGCCGTGGCGGATCGCGGCGGGGGTCTGCTTCGGTCTGGCGCTCGGGGTGAAGTGGAACGCGATCTGGTTCGTCGCGGTCTTCGGCCTGCTCACGTTCGCGTGGGATATCGGTGCCCGCCGGGCGCTCGGCGCTCGCGGCGCGGTCTGGCGATCGGCCGTGCGGGACGGGATTCCGGCGTTCCTGAGCATTGTGCTGGTGGCCGTCGTGACGTACACCGCGACCTGGACCGGCTGGCTGCTGCACGACAACTCGTACGGGCATGACTACGCCTCGAAGAACCCGGCGCACGGGGTGATGAAGGTCGTACCGGACGACTTCCGCTCGTTGCTGCACTACCACAAGGAAGTTCTCGACTTCCACACCAGCGACTACATCAAGAACGCCACCCACCCGTACTCGTCGCACCCGGGCGGCTGGCCGGTCCTGGCCCGCCCGATCGGGTTCGACGCGGTCAACGACATCGCGCCGGGTTCGCCCGGTTGCGAGGCCAAGGCGCCGACGAAGTGCCTGTCGGTCATCTCCGCGATCGGTACGCCGCTGCTGTGGTGGGCCGGTGTGTTCGCGCTGATCGCCGCGGCGGTGCTGTGGATCGGCAAGCGGGACTGGCGATTCGGCGTCGCGCTGACCGGGTTCGTGGCCGGCTGGGTGCCCTGGTTCATGTACACCGATCGCCCGATCTTCTTCTTCTACGCGGTCACGATGATCCCGTTCACGGTGGTGGCGGTGGCGCTCTGCCTCGGGCACATCCTCGGGCCGGCCCGGACGCCGGTGGTCGAGGATGGCGGCGTGACGTATGGGTCGAGCGCGCGCCGGCTGATCGGCAGTGCCGCGGTGGGCGCGTTCGTCGTACTCGTCGTGCTGAACTTCGCCTATCTCTGGCCGGTGCTGACCGACCAGGTGCTGCCGCATCCCGACTGGCTGAGCCGAATGTGGTTCAAAACCTGGATCTGA
- a CDS encoding TatD family hydrolase, which translates to MGFEGAEVERPTRERAAVSEDGRSRDRTRPALPDPLPMSVVDAHCHLDIADGEDGNWLGAAEAIKLAKSVGVTRIVQVGCDLPGAAWAVEAAATYKGVIAGVALHPNEAPKHAEAGDLEDALAEIERLAKSSERVRVIGETGLDYFRTGPEGRAAQHESFAAHIELAKRLDKTLMIHDRDAHDDILKILDREGVPERLVMHCFSGDTEFARECVNRGAYLSFAGVVTFKNAQSLRDALAVTPLDRVLVETDAPYLTPSPHRGQPNASYLIPHTVRKMAAVLNISVAELCAALNENADKVFGGTW; encoded by the coding sequence ATGGGTTTTGAGGGTGCGGAGGTGGAGCGGCCTACGCGGGAGCGGGCTGCGGTGAGTGAGGACGGGCGGTCGCGGGATCGGACCAGGCCGGCGTTGCCGGATCCGTTGCCGATGAGCGTGGTGGACGCGCATTGCCACCTCGATATCGCGGACGGCGAGGACGGTAACTGGCTGGGCGCCGCCGAGGCGATCAAGCTCGCGAAGTCCGTCGGCGTGACGCGGATCGTGCAAGTCGGTTGCGATCTACCCGGCGCGGCCTGGGCGGTCGAGGCGGCCGCGACGTACAAGGGCGTGATCGCGGGCGTCGCCCTGCACCCGAACGAGGCGCCCAAACACGCCGAGGCGGGCGACCTAGAAGACGCGCTGGCGGAGATCGAGCGGCTGGCCAAGAGTTCCGAGCGGGTGCGGGTGATCGGGGAGACCGGGCTGGACTACTTCCGGACCGGGCCCGAGGGACGCGCCGCGCAGCACGAGTCGTTCGCGGCCCATATCGAGCTGGCCAAACGCCTCGACAAGACCCTGATGATCCACGACCGGGACGCGCACGACGACATCCTGAAGATCCTCGACCGCGAGGGTGTGCCGGAGCGACTCGTCATGCACTGCTTCTCGGGTGATACCGAGTTCGCCCGCGAGTGCGTCAACCGCGGGGCCTATCTCAGTTTCGCGGGCGTGGTGACGTTCAAGAACGCGCAGTCGCTGCGGGACGCGCTCGCGGTGACTCCGCTGGACCGGGTGCTCGTCGAGACCGACGCGCCGTACCTGACGCCCTCCCCGCACCGCGGCCAGCCCAACGCGTCGTACCTGATCCCGCATACCGTGCGGAAGATGGCGGCCGTACTGAACATCTCCGTCGCCGAGCTCTGCGCCGCGCTCAACGAGAACGCCGACAAGGTCTTCGGCGGCACCTGGTGA
- a CDS encoding TIGR03086 family metal-binding protein, which translates to MTSGKLMPAAAEMTTRVVAGVTPEQLDGPTPCPEYDVRTLVNHIGHWTGERAEKAARKQPQTPLDPSYDPIEAVGGLDKWSELYDDQARAAAEAWTEPSASEGETGVSGEGKMPAGMIAGILFAEYLLHGWDLAVATGQPFDPEPPLAEELLTQMNAFADMARAGGSFGPAVEVPPDAPPFHQALGLAGRTPTWQPS; encoded by the coding sequence ATGACCAGCGGAAAACTCATGCCCGCCGCCGCCGAGATGACCACTCGGGTGGTTGCCGGTGTGACCCCGGAGCAACTCGACGGGCCGACACCTTGCCCCGAGTACGACGTCCGGACCCTGGTGAACCACATCGGCCACTGGACCGGCGAACGCGCCGAAAAGGCAGCCCGCAAGCAACCACAGACACCCCTGGATCCGTCGTACGACCCGATCGAGGCGGTCGGCGGCCTCGACAAATGGTCCGAGCTGTACGACGACCAGGCGCGCGCCGCCGCCGAGGCCTGGACCGAGCCGTCCGCCTCGGAAGGCGAGACCGGTGTATCGGGTGAGGGCAAGATGCCGGCCGGGATGATCGCGGGCATCCTCTTCGCGGAGTACCTCCTGCACGGCTGGGATCTCGCCGTCGCCACCGGTCAGCCCTTCGACCCGGAACCGCCCCTGGCCGAGGAACTCCTCACCCAAATGAACGCCTTTGCTGACATGGCCCGCGCAGGCGGATCCTTCGGCCCGGCCGTCGAAGTCCCGCCCGACGCCCCACCCTTCCACCAGGCCCTAGGCCTAGCCGGCCGCACCCCCACCTGGCAGCCCAGCTAG
- a CDS encoding nitroreductase family protein, which produces MEFSEVVRRRRMVRDYDPDRPVPPEILDRILANGLRAPSAGFSQGWAFLVLEKPDTDRYWAVAAPDPDPKYVQWIEGLQRAPVLVLAFAHKDTYLDRYAEKDKGLTDRDESRWSAPYWYIDTGMAALLMLQTVVDEGLGACFFGMPTDRISLIRKEFGVPEGYDAVGVISIGYRAPDRPSPSLKRGRRTPAEVVHRGQWREG; this is translated from the coding sequence ATGGAGTTCAGTGAGGTCGTACGCCGTCGCCGGATGGTGCGGGATTACGACCCGGACCGGCCCGTACCGCCCGAGATCCTGGACCGGATCCTGGCGAACGGCCTCCGGGCTCCGTCGGCCGGCTTCAGCCAGGGCTGGGCGTTTCTCGTGCTGGAGAAGCCCGACACGGATCGGTATTGGGCTGTCGCCGCGCCGGACCCGGACCCGAAATACGTCCAGTGGATCGAGGGGCTTCAGCGGGCGCCGGTGCTGGTTCTGGCGTTCGCGCACAAGGACACCTATCTAGACCGGTACGCCGAGAAGGACAAGGGGCTGACCGATCGCGACGAGTCCCGCTGGAGTGCGCCGTACTGGTATATCGACACCGGGATGGCCGCGCTGTTGATGCTCCAGACGGTCGTGGATGAGGGGCTCGGCGCGTGCTTCTTCGGTATGCCGACCGACCGGATTTCCCTTATTCGCAAGGAGTTCGGCGTTCCTGAGGGGTACGACGCGGTGGGCGTGATCTCGATCGGCTACCGTGCGCCCGATCGGCCGTCGCCGTCGCTCAAGCGGGGCCGCCGAACTCCCGCGGAAGTGGTGCACCGCGGCCAATGGCGTGAGGGTTGA
- the metG gene encoding methionine--tRNA ligase, whose product MSEKAFYVTTPIYYVTAPPHIGSAYTTVAGDVLTRWHAQRGERKWYLTGTDEHGEKVMRSAQAQGMSPQEWTDKLVEESWKPAWADVDIDYDDFIRTTEKRHTERVREFWQTLYDSGDVYKGEYEGLYCVGCEEFKLPTDIKVDEDGTKRCVIHGTELEMVSETNYFFRLSKYGDKLLELYESQPDFVAPLSARNEVIAFVKQGLQDLSITRSTFDWGIPVPWDEKHVLYVWIDALLNYVSAAGYGTDPERFEELWPVDVHLVGKDILRFHAVIWPAMLMAAGVAVPKQVFAHGWLLVGGEKMSKSKLTAIAPKEITDHFGSDAFRYYFLRTIQFGSDGSFSWEHLSAVYTSELANGLGNLASRIAAMVGKYFDGVLPESVDHGPAEQALADRLATEARIADTAMDKLEFHDALASINDLVGAVNGYVSEQEPWKVAKDPELKGRLATILYTSAEVLRAVAVLHHPTMPKAAAKLWTLLGAEDKLGPLADQRIQTVGTWGQLPTGAVLVKGDALFPRLTD is encoded by the coding sequence ATGTCCGAGAAGGCCTTCTACGTCACCACCCCGATCTACTACGTCACGGCGCCGCCGCATATCGGCAGCGCCTACACGACGGTGGCCGGGGACGTCCTCACCCGCTGGCACGCGCAACGCGGCGAGCGGAAGTGGTACCTGACGGGTACCGACGAGCACGGTGAGAAGGTGATGCGCAGCGCTCAGGCGCAGGGCATGAGCCCGCAGGAGTGGACCGACAAGTTGGTCGAGGAGTCGTGGAAACCGGCCTGGGCCGACGTCGACATCGACTACGACGACTTCATCCGGACCACCGAGAAGCGGCACACCGAGCGCGTCCGCGAGTTCTGGCAGACGCTGTACGACAGCGGTGACGTCTACAAGGGTGAGTACGAAGGCCTCTACTGCGTCGGTTGCGAGGAGTTCAAGCTGCCGACCGATATCAAGGTCGACGAGGACGGCACCAAGCGCTGCGTCATCCACGGCACCGAGCTGGAGATGGTCTCCGAGACCAACTACTTCTTCCGGCTGTCGAAGTACGGCGACAAGCTGCTCGAGCTGTACGAATCGCAGCCGGACTTCGTCGCGCCGTTGAGCGCGCGCAACGAGGTGATCGCGTTCGTCAAGCAGGGCCTGCAGGATCTGTCGATCACGCGCTCGACCTTCGACTGGGGCATTCCCGTGCCGTGGGACGAGAAGCACGTGCTGTACGTGTGGATCGACGCGCTGCTCAACTACGTGTCGGCCGCCGGTTATGGCACGGACCCGGAGCGGTTCGAGGAGCTTTGGCCGGTTGACGTACACCTCGTCGGCAAGGACATCCTGCGCTTCCACGCGGTGATCTGGCCCGCCATGCTGATGGCCGCCGGCGTCGCCGTACCGAAGCAGGTCTTCGCGCACGGCTGGCTGCTGGTCGGTGGCGAGAAGATGAGCAAGTCCAAGCTCACCGCCATCGCGCCGAAGGAGATCACCGACCACTTCGGCTCGGACGCCTTCCGCTACTACTTCCTGCGCACGATCCAGTTCGGGTCGGACGGGTCGTTCTCGTGGGAGCACCTGAGCGCGGTGTACACCTCCGAACTGGCCAACGGCCTGGGCAACCTGGCCTCCCGGATCGCGGCGATGGTCGGCAAGTACTTCGACGGCGTACTGCCCGAGTCGGTCGACCACGGCCCGGCCGAGCAGGCGCTGGCGGACCGGCTCGCGACCGAGGCGCGGATCGCCGACACCGCGATGGACAAGCTCGAGTTCCACGACGCGCTGGCCTCGATCAACGACCTGGTCGGCGCGGTCAACGGGTACGTCTCCGAGCAGGAGCCGTGGAAGGTCGCGAAGGACCCGGAGCTCAAGGGCCGGCTCGCGACGATCCTCTACACCTCCGCCGAGGTGCTGCGGGCCGTCGCGGTGCTGCACCACCCGACGATGCCGAAGGCCGCGGCCAAGCTGTGGACGTTGCTCGGCGCCGAGGACAAGCTCGGCCCGCTCGCCGACCAGCGCATCCAGACCGTCGGCACGTGGGGCCAACTCCCCACCGGCGCGGTCCTGGTCAAGGGCGACGCCCTCTTCCCCCGCCTGACCGACTGA
- the rsmI gene encoding 16S rRNA (cytidine(1402)-2'-O)-methyltransferase yields the protein MSEGVGRLVLAGTPIGDPGDATPKLARALAEADVVAAEDTRRLRRLTSDLGITVTGRVTSYFEGNERQRTDELVQALTEGLTVLVVTDAGMPSVSDPGYRLVAAAIEAGIPVTAVPGPSAVLTALALSGLPVDRFCFEGFLPRKAGERSRRLDELKKEQRTMVFFEAPHRLAVSLEAMAEAFGPDRRTAVCRELTKTYEEVKRGGAAELAKWAAEGVRGEITVVVSGADPADRELGPAELAAEVAADEEAGTPRKQAIADVAKRLGVPKRTVYDAVLAARGDQPKAPR from the coding sequence ATGAGTGAGGGCGTTGGGCGGTTGGTGCTTGCGGGGACGCCGATTGGGGATCCGGGGGACGCGACGCCGAAGTTGGCGCGGGCGTTGGCCGAGGCGGATGTGGTCGCGGCGGAGGACACGCGGCGGCTGCGCAGGCTCACGAGCGACCTGGGGATCACCGTTACCGGGCGGGTGACGAGCTACTTCGAGGGCAATGAGCGGCAGCGGACCGACGAGCTGGTGCAGGCGCTGACCGAGGGCCTGACCGTGCTGGTGGTGACCGACGCGGGCATGCCGAGCGTGTCGGACCCCGGCTACCGGCTGGTCGCGGCGGCGATCGAGGCGGGGATTCCCGTCACCGCCGTCCCCGGGCCGTCCGCCGTACTGACTGCCCTGGCGTTGTCCGGATTGCCGGTGGACCGGTTCTGCTTCGAGGGGTTCCTGCCGCGGAAGGCGGGCGAGCGTTCGCGGCGGCTGGACGAGCTGAAGAAGGAACAGCGCACGATGGTCTTCTTCGAGGCGCCGCACCGGCTGGCGGTGAGCCTGGAGGCGATGGCGGAGGCGTTCGGCCCGGATCGGCGTACGGCGGTGTGCCGGGAGCTGACGAAGACCTATGAAGAGGTCAAACGCGGCGGCGCGGCCGAGTTGGCGAAGTGGGCCGCGGAGGGCGTACGCGGCGAGATCACCGTGGTCGTGTCCGGCGCGGACCCGGCCGATCGCGAGCTGGGCCCGGCCGAACTCGCCGCCGAGGTGGCCGCTGACGAGGAGGCGGGTACGCCGCGGAAACAGGCCATCGCGGACGTGGCCAAGCGCCTCGGTGTACCGAAACGGACCGTGTACGACGCCGTCCTGGCCGCCCGCGGTGATCAGCCGAAGGCGCCGCGGTAA